One Nocardioidaceae bacterium SCSIO 66511 genomic window carries:
- a CDS encoding AMP-binding protein: MTIDDAEALARGPSIAARLREHAAAYPARPYAVEQGRTTTVAEMDALVDRIAEALSAAGVDGSARVAISLPTTVLHAAAIFAVLRRGALWVPMNLQLKGAPLEHLMADSGASHLIATSESAIVTSVDEVRRSRHGASLDDGRVIPDPTGADARIWRIDDGIALDPVPDTSVLMYTSGTTGPPKGVRVSETMLRASTIGTIHVTDVRPGDVLYVWEPLFHIGGAQMLLVPLYSDSHLALAPRFSASRFWDDVCRVGATHVHYLGGILQILLQLPESEAERRHGVRVAWGAGATPALWEACEQRFGFSLHECYGMTETSSIVAVNRREREGGIGRPVPWFDVRLDGQVEPSVGTVAEILVRGRIPGLTTAGYLGNDEATSKARDGEWFRTGDHGAWDESGRLHFRGRASDSVRVRGENVSAWQVEDVFGQHPDVDRCAVVGVSADVGEEEMLLLLTAADGRALDPEAVRAWGIDRMARFQVPRYVKLIDEMPLTPSQRIAKHRLPTGLDDAIDCAVRVR; the protein is encoded by the coding sequence GTGACCATCGACGACGCCGAGGCACTGGCTCGAGGGCCAAGCATTGCTGCCCGACTCCGCGAGCATGCCGCCGCATATCCCGCACGGCCGTACGCGGTCGAGCAGGGGCGGACGACCACCGTCGCGGAGATGGACGCTCTCGTCGACCGGATTGCCGAAGCGCTTTCGGCTGCGGGTGTCGACGGCTCGGCCAGAGTCGCCATCTCGCTGCCCACCACTGTCCTGCACGCTGCCGCGATCTTCGCGGTGCTGCGTCGGGGCGCGCTCTGGGTGCCGATGAACCTCCAGCTCAAGGGTGCTCCGCTGGAGCATCTGATGGCCGATTCCGGGGCGAGTCACCTCATTGCCACTTCGGAGTCGGCGATCGTGACGTCCGTCGACGAGGTGCGCAGATCGCGACACGGTGCGTCGCTCGACGACGGACGGGTGATTCCTGATCCGACCGGTGCCGACGCTCGCATCTGGCGGATCGACGACGGCATCGCCCTGGATCCGGTGCCCGATACGAGCGTATTGATGTACACGTCCGGAACGACCGGACCGCCCAAGGGCGTTCGGGTGTCCGAGACGATGCTCCGGGCCTCGACGATCGGCACGATCCATGTGACGGACGTACGCCCGGGCGACGTCTTGTACGTATGGGAGCCGCTCTTTCACATCGGGGGCGCCCAGATGTTGCTCGTCCCGCTGTACAGCGACTCGCATCTCGCGCTTGCTCCGCGTTTCAGCGCTTCTCGCTTCTGGGACGACGTGTGCCGCGTGGGCGCGACGCATGTGCACTATCTCGGCGGAATCCTGCAGATCCTGTTGCAGCTCCCGGAGAGTGAGGCCGAACGTCGTCATGGCGTTCGCGTCGCTTGGGGCGCGGGCGCGACACCGGCGCTATGGGAGGCCTGCGAGCAGCGGTTCGGGTTCTCGTTGCACGAGTGCTACGGCATGACCGAGACGTCGAGCATCGTGGCGGTGAATCGCAGAGAGCGCGAGGGCGGCATCGGGCGGCCCGTGCCCTGGTTCGACGTGCGGCTCGATGGGCAGGTGGAGCCGTCTGTTGGGACTGTCGCTGAAATTCTCGTACGCGGGCGCATCCCCGGGCTCACAACCGCCGGCTACCTCGGAAACGACGAGGCCACGAGCAAAGCCCGCGATGGCGAGTGGTTCCGAACGGGCGACCACGGCGCGTGGGATGAGTCCGGCCGGCTGCACTTCCGCGGGCGGGCGAGCGACAGCGTCCGAGTACGCGGGGAGAACGTGTCCGCCTGGCAGGTGGAGGACGTGTTCGGGCAGCATCCCGACGTCGATCGGTGCGCGGTGGTCGGCGTGAGCGCCGATGTCGGTGAGGAGGAGATGCTACTTCTGCTCACGGCCGCCGATGGCCGCGCGCTCGATCCCGAAGCAGTACGCGCATGGGGCATCGATCGAATGGCGCGATTCCAGGTTCCGCGATACGTCAAGCTGATCGACGAGATGCCGCTCACGCCGAGTCAGCGGATTGCCAAGCACCGGCTACCGACCGGTCTTGACGATGCGATCGACTGCGCGGTGCGCGTTCGGTAG
- a CDS encoding enoyl-CoA hydratase/isomerase family protein, producing the protein MQRQVAEGARAFDADPEVKGIVVTGKGDRAFCAGQDLKEVAGFTEASVEGWLDGFADLYDALLSTSKPIVAALNGVAAGSGYQLALVCDVRVAHPGVKIGQPEVKSGIPSITGMYLTWQSLGHSKTTELMLSGRLMEAEEAHQLGLIAEICPQEQVLARSMAIAGELAAQPKLAFQMTKRHVHTMLKPGLDDAFRAALEIDKQAYGGGEPQNTADQFLARSKDGAKA; encoded by the coding sequence ATGCAGCGGCAGGTCGCGGAGGGCGCTCGCGCATTCGATGCGGACCCGGAGGTCAAGGGCATCGTTGTCACCGGCAAGGGCGACCGTGCCTTCTGCGCGGGTCAGGATCTGAAGGAAGTCGCCGGATTCACCGAGGCCAGCGTCGAAGGATGGCTCGACGGATTCGCCGACCTGTACGACGCCTTGCTGTCGACCTCGAAGCCGATCGTTGCTGCACTGAACGGCGTCGCGGCCGGATCGGGCTACCAGCTCGCGCTGGTCTGCGATGTCCGCGTCGCTCATCCCGGTGTCAAGATCGGTCAGCCGGAGGTCAAGTCCGGCATCCCCAGCATCACCGGCATGTATCTGACCTGGCAGTCCCTCGGGCACAGCAAGACCACCGAGCTGATGCTGAGCGGTCGGCTCATGGAGGCAGAGGAAGCGCACCAGCTCGGGTTGATCGCCGAGATCTGCCCGCAGGAACAGGTGCTGGCACGAAGCATGGCCATTGCCGGTGAGCTGGCCGCGCAGCCGAAGCTGGCGTTCCAGATGACCAAGCGCCATGTGCACACGATGCTCAAGCCCGGCCTCGACGACGCGTTTCGAGCTGCCCTCGAGATCGACAAGCAGGCGTATGGGGGCGGAGAGCCGCAGAACACCGCTGACCAGTTCCTCGCCCGGTCCAAGGACGGTGCGAAGGCGTGA
- a CDS encoding sodium/proline symporter → MDGTTQAATITFGIYFVVMLAMGLWCYRNNSEMSDFAIGGRRLGTFVATISAKATDSSSWVFLGLPGAFYVSGMTNLWMIVGLTIGFYLSWRLLAWRIREFTERGFDWRTGKRGDSVTVPAFLANRFHSDVLRIVSAAVILVFYVIYLGSGFVATGVMFSQVFDVSTATGVFVGAGVVMLYSCLGGFLASSYTDVVQGLLMFGSLAVVCVVAVTQAGGVGSVADSLADENGDLMSPFVEVDLVNGEWVTGNSVAIIAIVSGLAWGLGYFGQPTILARFMGLRSSKSVKSAGRLGLFMSITLLGFAGVIGLLAIVTFGPGLDNPENAYMELVATQLPAWTAGIFLAGILSAIMSTADSQLVVAASTLVEDFYRGFINRDASEWSLVWLSRITVVVATVIAAFIALGGGTVLDLVGYAWAGFAAALGPVLFAALYSRRTTWVGALCGMVAGASTVVIYAEIDTIGLYEMIPGFAAGIAGVWIGNRLGPAPRPEMVEQFDSLVRDDAADAEDAVPAA, encoded by the coding sequence ATGGACGGCACTACTCAGGCAGCGACCATCACGTTCGGCATCTACTTCGTGGTCATGCTGGCGATGGGTCTCTGGTGCTATCGGAACAACTCCGAGATGAGCGACTTCGCCATCGGCGGACGACGCCTCGGGACCTTCGTCGCGACGATCAGCGCAAAGGCGACGGACTCGAGCTCTTGGGTGTTCCTAGGCTTGCCCGGCGCGTTCTACGTCAGTGGGATGACCAACCTCTGGATGATCGTCGGGCTGACGATCGGCTTCTACCTGAGTTGGCGCCTGCTTGCGTGGCGGATTCGTGAGTTCACCGAGCGCGGGTTCGACTGGCGTACCGGCAAGCGCGGGGACTCGGTCACGGTGCCGGCGTTCTTGGCCAACCGCTTCCACAGCGATGTGCTGCGCATCGTCTCTGCTGCCGTCATCCTCGTCTTCTACGTCATCTATCTCGGCTCTGGCTTCGTTGCAACGGGAGTGATGTTCAGCCAGGTGTTCGACGTTTCGACGGCGACCGGCGTCTTCGTCGGGGCCGGCGTCGTGATGCTGTACTCGTGTCTTGGCGGCTTTCTCGCCAGCAGCTACACCGACGTCGTCCAAGGCCTGCTGATGTTCGGAAGTCTCGCGGTCGTCTGCGTCGTTGCTGTCACGCAGGCCGGTGGTGTGGGTTCCGTCGCCGATTCACTGGCTGACGAGAACGGCGACCTGATGTCGCCGTTCGTCGAGGTGGACCTCGTGAACGGGGAGTGGGTCACCGGCAACTCGGTGGCGATCATCGCGATCGTGTCCGGGCTCGCGTGGGGTCTCGGCTACTTCGGTCAGCCGACGATTCTCGCCCGTTTCATGGGGCTGCGTTCGTCGAAATCGGTCAAGAGCGCTGGACGGCTCGGGTTGTTCATGTCGATCACCCTCCTTGGTTTCGCGGGCGTGATCGGTCTGTTGGCCATCGTCACCTTCGGTCCCGGGCTCGACAATCCGGAGAACGCCTACATGGAGCTTGTTGCGACGCAGTTGCCGGCATGGACGGCCGGAATCTTCCTGGCCGGGATCCTCTCGGCGATCATGAGCACCGCAGACTCCCAGCTCGTTGTTGCCGCGTCGACACTCGTCGAGGACTTCTACCGCGGGTTCATCAACCGTGACGCCTCGGAGTGGTCGTTGGTGTGGCTGAGTCGCATCACGGTAGTGGTGGCGACGGTCATTGCCGCGTTCATCGCCCTCGGTGGTGGGACCGTTCTGGACCTGGTGGGCTATGCGTGGGCTGGGTTCGCCGCCGCGCTCGGGCCGGTTCTGTTCGCTGCCCTCTACTCGCGCCGCACGACCTGGGTCGGCGCCCTGTGCGGAATGGTCGCCGGCGCCTCGACCGTCGTCATCTATGCAGAGATCGACACCATCGGGCTGTACGAAATGATCCCCGGTTTCGCCGCGGGCATCGCCGGCGTCTGGATCGGCAATCGCCTCGGCCCGGCGCCTCGGCCCGAGATGGTGGAGCAGTTCGACTCGCTCGTACGCGACGACGCTGCCGACGCCGAGGATGCCGTTCCGGCGGCCTGA
- a CDS encoding LysR family transcriptional regulator codes for MNPDPTTLRTLVTVIRTGSFSAAGRELGYTASAVSQQMSGLERSIGVQLFERQSRRVIPTEAAQYLEERSRRLLDLATQIEADVERLAAGQAGRIRIGSFESAGRPIMAQALARFLVRRRDVGISLDEGEPHELFPRVVTGDLDVALGFRYDNVPTSWPPDIALVELLVDQIHLIAHRRHRLAGKDQIDLADLRDERWIANREDTAASRCLMTLAENAGFEPNIAFRSNSFGTVRGYVAEGLGVSLMPGIALRPGDGTVSLPLRHRLPRRQVVAAVRRVDDNPLTDAFLAAIRHVTKCLPGAEA; via the coding sequence ATGAACCCTGACCCGACGACGTTGCGCACGCTCGTCACCGTGATCCGTACCGGCTCGTTCTCTGCGGCGGGCCGCGAGCTCGGATACACCGCGTCTGCGGTGTCGCAGCAGATGTCCGGGCTGGAACGCTCGATCGGCGTCCAACTGTTCGAGCGCCAGTCCCGACGGGTGATTCCGACCGAGGCGGCGCAGTACCTGGAGGAGCGATCGCGGCGCCTCCTCGATCTTGCGACCCAGATCGAAGCAGATGTCGAACGGCTTGCGGCCGGCCAGGCAGGCAGGATCCGCATCGGTAGCTTCGAATCCGCGGGACGCCCGATCATGGCGCAGGCTCTCGCCCGTTTTCTCGTGCGTCGACGTGACGTAGGGATCTCCCTCGACGAGGGTGAGCCGCATGAGCTGTTTCCGCGCGTCGTGACCGGCGACCTCGACGTGGCGCTGGGATTCCGGTACGACAATGTCCCGACGTCATGGCCACCGGATATCGCCCTGGTGGAGCTACTCGTCGACCAGATCCACCTGATCGCCCACCGACGACATCGGTTGGCAGGCAAGGACCAGATCGACCTCGCCGACCTGCGCGACGAACGGTGGATCGCCAATCGCGAGGACACGGCGGCCAGCCGGTGTCTGATGACGCTGGCCGAGAATGCCGGGTTCGAACCGAATATCGCGTTCCGCAGCAACAGCTTCGGCACCGTACGCGGGTACGTCGCCGAGGGGCTCGGTGTCTCGCTCATGCCCGGGATCGCACTCCGGCCCGGGGACGGAACGGTCTCCCTCCCGCTGCGACATCGCCTTCCACGTCGGCAGGTCGTCGCTGCAGTCCGGCGCGTCGACGACAACCCCCTGACCGATGCGTTCCTCGCGGCGATCAGGCACGTCACGAAGTGCCTCCCCGGCGCCGAGGCCTGA
- the rlmB gene encoding 23S rRNA (guanosine(2251)-2'-O)-methyltransferase RlmB — protein MAGNSKRKGAIKRTGKGNPTAGSGGRRRRGLEGKGPTPKATERPGHKAYREARADERRKSSRPRKSGSSKGGSAEWVAGRNAVVELVREGVPISGIYVTEGTERDERLREIFKYATDNGVSLLETTRADLDRLTGGATHQGVAAKLPAYEYADPDALVGLAAESGEPPLIVMLDGVTDPRNLGAIVRSAAGFGAHGVVIPERRAASMTAAAWKTSAGAAARVPVARTVNLTRQLKAYQEAGLMVVGLAADGAESITDLHLADGPLVVVIGSEGKGLSRLVSETCDVLASIPMATQLESLNAGVAAGVALYEIARIRG, from the coding sequence ATGGCGGGCAACAGCAAGCGCAAGGGTGCGATCAAGCGCACCGGCAAGGGCAACCCGACTGCGGGATCCGGCGGGCGTCGCCGGCGCGGGCTCGAGGGCAAGGGCCCGACACCGAAGGCGACGGAGCGTCCTGGCCACAAGGCCTACCGCGAGGCGCGGGCCGACGAGCGACGCAAGTCCTCACGTCCGCGCAAATCGGGGTCGTCGAAGGGCGGCAGCGCCGAGTGGGTGGCTGGACGCAACGCCGTCGTCGAGTTGGTCCGCGAGGGCGTGCCCATCTCCGGCATCTATGTCACCGAGGGCACTGAACGCGACGAGCGACTCCGCGAGATCTTCAAGTACGCCACCGACAACGGGGTGTCACTGCTGGAGACGACGCGGGCCGATCTCGACCGGCTCACGGGTGGTGCGACCCATCAGGGCGTCGCGGCGAAACTGCCGGCGTACGAGTACGCCGATCCCGATGCCTTGGTCGGTCTCGCCGCCGAGTCGGGTGAGCCGCCGCTGATCGTGATGCTCGACGGCGTCACCGACCCGCGCAATCTCGGCGCGATCGTACGCTCGGCGGCGGGCTTCGGCGCACATGGCGTGGTGATCCCCGAGCGTCGCGCCGCGAGCATGACCGCGGCGGCCTGGAAGACCTCTGCCGGCGCCGCTGCACGGGTGCCGGTCGCGCGTACGGTCAACCTGACTCGGCAGCTGAAGGCCTACCAGGAGGCCGGTCTGATGGTCGTCGGCCTAGCGGCCGACGGTGCGGAGTCGATCACCGACCTGCATCTCGCCGACGGTCCGCTCGTCGTCGTCATCGGCAGCGAGGGCAAGGGGTTGTCGCGGCTGGTGAGCGAGACGTGCGACGTACTCGCCTCGATTCCGATGGCGACCCAGCTCGAGTCGCTGAACGCCGGCGTCGCCGCCGGGGTCGCGCTCTACGAGATCGCCCGCATCCGCGGCTGA
- the cysS gene encoding cysteine--tRNA ligase, with amino-acid sequence MNLRLYDTATRQLRDFVPMTPGHVGIYHCGLTVQGPPHIGHIRKEVVFDVLRRWLEHNGLEVTLVANITDIDDKILLKETEQGRPWWSIAYANERALHDAYSVLGCKPPTYEPRATGHIPEMIELVERLIGNGHAYVAPDGSGDVYFDVRSWPAYGELSNQRIDDMEAAADADPRGKRDPRDFALWKGFKKGQEPDTAAWPAPWGPGRPGWHLECSAMVGKYLGDEFDIHGGGLDLRFPHHENEQAQSRAAGRAFARHWMHNAMVNLAGEKMSKSVGNSLLVSEVVKRVRPVELRYYLMATHYRSIIEYSDEALAEAATTYQRIEGFVTRATEVTGGVEPGTPCADFVAAMDDDLALPAALAALQGVLRDGHKLLGEGDSDALRGSLASVRAMLGVLGLDPLSEPWVDAGGGGGEHAALDSLVHALIEQRAHARAERDFATADAVRDRLKEAGIAVEDTPSGPRWSVEGG; translated from the coding sequence GTGAACCTGCGACTCTACGACACCGCCACGAGGCAGCTCCGCGACTTCGTGCCCATGACACCGGGCCACGTCGGGATCTACCACTGTGGGCTCACGGTGCAGGGTCCGCCGCATATCGGGCACATTCGCAAGGAGGTCGTGTTCGACGTCCTTCGGCGGTGGCTCGAGCACAACGGCCTCGAGGTGACGCTGGTCGCCAACATCACCGACATCGACGACAAGATCCTGCTCAAGGAGACCGAGCAGGGGCGTCCCTGGTGGAGCATCGCGTACGCCAACGAGCGAGCGCTGCACGACGCGTACTCCGTGCTCGGCTGTAAGCCGCCGACGTACGAGCCGCGCGCGACCGGGCACATCCCCGAGATGATCGAGCTGGTCGAGCGGCTGATCGGCAACGGCCATGCGTACGTCGCGCCCGACGGCTCGGGCGATGTGTACTTCGACGTGCGCTCCTGGCCCGCGTACGGCGAACTGTCGAACCAGCGCATCGATGATATGGAGGCCGCTGCCGACGCAGATCCGCGCGGTAAGCGCGATCCACGAGACTTCGCGCTCTGGAAGGGTTTCAAGAAGGGACAGGAACCCGACACCGCGGCGTGGCCGGCGCCTTGGGGCCCCGGCCGCCCGGGCTGGCACCTCGAGTGCTCGGCGATGGTGGGCAAGTATCTCGGCGACGAGTTCGACATCCACGGCGGTGGGCTCGACTTGCGCTTTCCGCACCACGAGAACGAGCAGGCGCAGTCACGTGCCGCCGGCCGCGCGTTCGCACGGCACTGGATGCACAACGCCATGGTCAACCTGGCCGGCGAGAAGATGAGCAAGTCCGTCGGCAACTCGTTGCTGGTCAGCGAGGTCGTCAAGCGGGTACGCCCCGTCGAGCTGCGCTACTACCTGATGGCGACGCACTACCGTTCGATCATCGAGTACTCCGACGAGGCGCTCGCGGAGGCGGCGACCACCTACCAGCGCATCGAGGGGTTCGTGACTCGTGCCACCGAGGTGACCGGTGGCGTCGAGCCCGGCACGCCGTGCGCAGATTTCGTCGCGGCGATGGACGACGACCTCGCGCTGCCCGCCGCGCTTGCTGCCTTGCAAGGCGTACTCCGCGACGGGCACAAGCTCCTCGGCGAGGGTGACTCCGACGCGCTTCGCGGTTCACTAGCTTCGGTACGCGCGATGCTGGGCGTACTCGGTCTCGACCCGCTGTCTGAGCCGTGGGTCGATGCCGGTGGCGGCGGCGGTGAGCATGCCGCGCTCGACTCACTCGTACACGCGTTGATCGAGCAGCGCGCGCATGCCCGCGCCGAGCGCGACTTCGCCACCGCCGACGCCGTGCGCGATCGGCTCAAGGAGGCCGGCATCGCTGTGGAAGACACCCCGTCCGGCCCACGCTGGTCGGTCGAAGGAGGCTGA
- the dapB gene encoding 4-hydroxy-tetrahydrodipicolinate reductase, translating into MTNVCFAGVTGWTAPPILAGIDAADDLALTAGVSRSAAGQSLRSATGHGDGQVYASVAEALATESVDVLVDYTSAAAVKQNVDAAVDAGVHVVVGSSGLTSADYAVIDDRARAQGVGIFAAGNFSVLAAVLRRSASLAAEKIDSWEIFDFASDTKPDVPSGTARELAETLAEVRRPELGVPIEDLEGPAEARGADIAGTRVHSVRLPSYVVGAEVVFAAGGERLSMKFDPGTSPDLYAEGTILAIRRVSEVAGVRRGLDALLFD; encoded by the coding sequence ATGACGAACGTGTGTTTTGCCGGAGTCACCGGATGGACGGCGCCGCCGATTCTCGCGGGCATCGACGCGGCCGATGACCTCGCGCTGACGGCAGGAGTGTCGAGGTCCGCGGCGGGGCAATCACTCCGGTCGGCCACCGGGCATGGCGACGGCCAGGTGTACGCGAGCGTCGCCGAGGCGTTGGCCACCGAGTCCGTCGACGTACTCGTCGACTACACCAGCGCAGCGGCGGTCAAGCAGAACGTCGATGCGGCTGTCGACGCAGGCGTCCACGTGGTCGTCGGTTCGAGCGGCCTCACCTCGGCCGACTACGCCGTCATCGACGACCGTGCGCGGGCGCAAGGTGTCGGGATCTTCGCCGCCGGGAACTTCTCGGTGTTGGCGGCGGTACTCCGCCGGTCCGCGTCGCTGGCTGCCGAGAAGATCGACAGCTGGGAGATCTTCGACTTCGCCAGCGACACCAAGCCGGACGTACCGAGCGGCACCGCCCGCGAGCTGGCAGAGACGCTCGCCGAAGTACGCCGTCCGGAGCTGGGAGTACCGATCGAAGACCTGGAGGGTCCTGCGGAGGCTCGCGGGGCCGATATCGCCGGTACGCGCGTGCACTCGGTACGGCTGCCCTCGTACGTCGTGGGAGCCGAGGTCGTCTTCGCGGCAGGCGGGGAGCGGCTCAGCATGAAGTTCGACCCGGGCACGTCTCCCGACCTTTACGCCGAGGGCACGATCCTGGCGATCCGGCGGGTCAGCGAGGTCGCGGGTGTACGCCGCGGGCTCGACGCACTGCTGTTCGACTGA
- a CDS encoding C39 family peptidase gives MTDPGAPAATESRRVRLHRLAPSFESAVETFEYADPFGPAGARAYEGHTWTSDPIDLGIAARSLVASWEALTPGRSWIEVSVRGLEPETPWLVLARWAETDREIHRTTVPGQRSDTYAVTDDEVLMPDGDEWRIAQLRITTARPPGSDESPTVRAASVLVSGRLPDLVGAESDPSGVAHAIDVPPYSQQLYRDQHPEFDGGGQSWCSPTSMTMVLEHWGVTLPEHPAVPYAAAHTYDHNYGGAGNWPFNTAFAARFGLTSYVTRLRSLAEAELFTRTGIPLVLGVAFTADQLDGAGYDTKGHLLVLVGFDEHGDPIVNDPASHRVRSDDAVRTTYRRDQFLAAWQARASGIAYVVHPPDFALPPSRAEANW, from the coding sequence ATGACCGATCCGGGCGCCCCTGCCGCCACCGAGTCCCGGCGCGTACGTCTACACCGGCTCGCGCCCTCGTTCGAGTCCGCAGTCGAGACCTTCGAGTACGCCGACCCGTTCGGACCCGCCGGCGCTCGCGCGTACGAAGGGCACACCTGGACCAGCGACCCGATCGACCTCGGCATCGCCGCCCGCTCGCTCGTCGCGTCATGGGAAGCGCTGACGCCCGGTCGGAGCTGGATCGAGGTGTCGGTACGCGGCCTCGAACCCGAGACTCCCTGGCTGGTCCTGGCTCGATGGGCCGAGACCGACCGCGAGATCCATCGCACGACCGTGCCCGGGCAGCGGTCCGATACGTACGCGGTCACCGACGACGAAGTCCTGATGCCCGATGGCGACGAGTGGCGAATCGCGCAGCTGCGCATCACGACCGCGCGTCCACCCGGCTCGGACGAGTCGCCGACAGTGCGGGCCGCCTCGGTGCTCGTGTCCGGCCGTCTGCCCGATCTCGTCGGCGCCGAATCGGACCCGTCCGGTGTCGCCCATGCCATCGACGTACCGCCGTACTCCCAGCAGCTGTACCGAGACCAGCACCCCGAGTTCGACGGCGGCGGCCAGAGCTGGTGCTCGCCGACGAGCATGACGATGGTGCTCGAGCACTGGGGAGTCACGCTGCCGGAGCACCCCGCTGTCCCCTATGCCGCGGCGCATACGTACGACCACAACTACGGCGGCGCCGGGAACTGGCCGTTCAACACGGCGTTCGCTGCGCGGTTCGGGCTCACGTCGTACGTGACCCGGCTGCGGTCGCTCGCCGAGGCCGAGTTGTTCACCCGCACGGGTATCCCGCTCGTGCTCGGCGTCGCGTTCACCGCCGACCAGCTCGACGGCGCCGGCTACGACACGAAGGGTCACCTACTGGTGCTCGTCGGGTTCGACGAGCACGGTGATCCGATCGTGAACGACCCCGCATCGCATCGGGTACGCAGCGACGACGCCGTACGCACGACGTACCGCCGCGACCAGTTCCTTGCCGCCTGGCAGGCGCGGGCCTCCGGCATCGCGTACGTAGTGCACCCGCCGGATTTTGCTCTGCCACCGAGTCGAGCAGAGGCGAACTGGTGA
- a CDS encoding molybdopterin-dependent oxidoreductase, producing the protein MTTDRPLLIRAFVIGALATLAGAAVAELLTGVTRARLSPVLAVGESVIELTPGAVAERAIDAVGTLDKPLLVLGVVIGMIVLGGASGILMMHSPGAGVAAYAVLAVVPLAAVVHSESGSAVGSLAIVVIGAVVTIVIAVTLLGSTRYENVGRRTFLRDVGILAVGTVVVGGIGRWMGAAFTAVEDARSKLRLPVTGASTPAGVGAGVDDIAPWSTSPSDFYRIDTTLAPPLIKPDDWQLRIHGMVDHELTLTYDDLIERGLQESWITLCCVSNEVGGDLISNTIWGGVPIKTILDEVGVHPDADALLSTSDDGWNCGTPISALTDGRHAMLAVTMDGEPLPVEHGFPVRMVVPGLYGYVSATKWVVDWNVTRFDDFEAYWTQRGWSPEGPVKTQSRIDTPHEGDALSGGAVAIGGVAWAQHRGIEAVDVRIDDGEWRVAELARVPNIDTWVQWKYEWEAEPGEHTLEVRATDRDGDVQTSRTQGTVPDGATGHHTVTVSVT; encoded by the coding sequence ATGACGACCGATCGTCCGCTACTGATTCGCGCCTTCGTCATCGGCGCGCTGGCGACGCTGGCGGGTGCGGCAGTTGCCGAACTCCTCACGGGAGTGACCCGGGCCAGACTGTCGCCGGTGCTCGCCGTCGGCGAGAGCGTGATCGAGTTGACCCCTGGTGCTGTCGCGGAACGCGCGATAGACGCCGTCGGTACCCTCGACAAACCGCTGCTCGTGCTCGGCGTCGTGATCGGGATGATCGTACTCGGCGGGGCATCCGGGATTCTGATGATGCACAGCCCTGGCGCCGGGGTCGCCGCGTACGCAGTGCTCGCGGTCGTACCGCTAGCGGCCGTGGTGCACAGCGAGTCGGGCAGTGCAGTCGGCTCACTGGCGATCGTGGTGATCGGCGCGGTGGTGACGATCGTGATCGCGGTGACGCTGCTCGGGAGCACCCGGTACGAGAACGTCGGCCGGCGTACGTTCCTGCGTGACGTCGGCATTCTCGCAGTGGGCACCGTGGTGGTCGGCGGGATCGGCCGCTGGATGGGGGCTGCGTTCACCGCGGTCGAGGACGCGCGTAGCAAGCTCCGGCTGCCGGTCACCGGGGCGTCGACGCCGGCTGGGGTCGGGGCCGGGGTCGACGACATCGCGCCGTGGAGCACCTCGCCGTCGGACTTCTACCGGATCGACACCACCCTGGCGCCGCCGTTGATCAAGCCGGATGACTGGCAGCTGCGCATCCACGGCATGGTCGACCACGAGCTGACGCTGACGTACGACGACCTGATCGAGCGCGGGCTGCAGGAGTCGTGGATCACCCTGTGCTGCGTCTCGAACGAGGTGGGTGGCGATCTGATCAGCAACACGATCTGGGGCGGCGTACCGATCAAGACGATCCTCGACGAGGTCGGCGTACACCCGGACGCCGATGCGCTGCTGTCGACGTCCGATGACGGCTGGAACTGCGGTACGCCCATCTCAGCGCTCACCGACGGGCGGCACGCGATGCTGGCCGTGACGATGGACGGTGAACCGCTGCCCGTCGAGCACGGATTCCCCGTACGCATGGTGGTTCCTGGTCTCTACGGGTACGTGTCGGCGACGAAGTGGGTTGTTGACTGGAACGTCACGAGGTTCGACGACTTCGAGGCGTACTGGACCCAGCGGGGCTGGTCTCCCGAGGGCCCGGTCAAGACGCAGTCGCGTATCGACACCCCACACGAGGGCGATGCGTTGTCCGGCGGAGCGGTTGCCATCGGTGGTGTCGCTTGGGCACAGCATCGCGGAATCGAAGCGGTCGACGTACGCATCGACGACGGCGAATGGCGGGTGGCCGAACTGGCCCGCGTACCCAACATCGACACCTGGGTGCAGTGGAAGTACGAATGGGAGGCCGAGCCGGGCGAGCACACCCTCGAGGTACGCGCCACAGATCGCGACGGAGACGTACAGACCTCGCGTACGCAGGGAACCGTGCCGGACGGCGCGACCGGCCACCACACGGTGACGGTCTCGGTCACCTAG